From Sander lucioperca isolate FBNREF2018 chromosome 14, SLUC_FBN_1.2, whole genome shotgun sequence, the proteins below share one genomic window:
- the skor2 gene encoding SKI family transcriptional corepressor 2 yields the protein MDKTHLSSPNDIIMTSSTGPYQQEPLTPPRPAHLHSSSSSLSSPSPSSSSSPMKPNQVGQVILYGVPIVSLVIDHNERLCLAQISNTLLKNYSYNEIHNRRVALGITCVQCTPVQLEILRRAGAMPISSRRCGMITKREAERLCKSFLGENAPPKLPDNFAFDVTHECAWGCRGNFIPARYNSSRAKCIKCSLCNMYFSPNKFIFHSHRTPDAKYTQPDAANFNSWRRHLKLSDKHPADEMVFAWEDVKAMFNGGSRKRALPSSAHCSSIGSMKTLPGSVVPHMMGDLGAQKRARFEDEDDLDGGSMSPRKTPRSYPVIPVPSKGFGMLQKFPPTSLFPSPYPFPAFGLCQQKKDDSDVSGGQKGAGLSGLLWPGRKDTFYPPFCMFWPPRAAGGIPVPTYLQPQPSALSSLADNPSLRQAFLDLSEPSEPVAVTGNENSVSATMAPGSATTTPRSSGLFDPECTTVTPDLRPVTSEGWLKLLDTPNFQARKPSYGSAFRPVIKDAESMAKLHSNGGAVTGATDEDFGVVVARSDRQQRLSPSSSCSYGSDSGGDGEVEGVESEEEGEVDVESSKQEDEEEGSFTNRPPQTQSNLYLPALSDAHGEERGKERGSGAVYTSTSPPSSSDPIQRESPSLPASPTASLPLSSSTPPHRDDPAYKNVHKNRDEGLPVYATKDNSSISDENKEQNSFFVPDSETSAPDYWRESSGDRSQGAASPVPLKKDVENMEKEELQKVLLEQIDFRRRLEQEFHALKGTSPFPVFHNFQDQMKRELAYREEMVQQLQMIPYANILRKEKISSHLNK from the exons ATGGACAAGACCCATCTTTCGAGCCCTAATGATATCATAATGACGAGCTCAACAGGCCCCTACCAGCAGGAACCCTTGACACCACCCAGACCCGCCCATCTCCACTCCTCATCCTCTTCCTTATCCTCCCCCTCTccgtcctcttcctcctcacccaTGAAGCCAAACCAGGTCGGCCAGGTCATCCTATATGGCGTTCCCATTGTATCGCTGGTCATTGATCACAATGAGAGACTTTGCCTGGCACAGATTTCCAACACGCTCCTCAAGAACTACAGTTATAATGAGATTCATAATCGTCGCGTGGCGCTGGGCATCACCTGTGTCCAGTGCACTCCGGTTCAGTTGGAGATTCTTCGCCGGGCTGGTGCCATGCCCATCTCGTCACGCCGTTGTGGCATGATCACCAAGCGCGAAGCCGAGCGCCTCTGCAAGTCCTTCCTGGGAGAGAACGCACCGCCGAAACTGCCCGACAACTTTGCCTTTGATGTGACACATGAGTGCGCTTGGGGTTGCCGTGGTAACTTCATCCCGGCACGCTACAACAGCTCCAGGGCCAAATGCATCAAGTGCTCCTTGTGCAACATGTACTTCTCCCCAAATAAGTTCATTTTCCATTCCCACCGCACACCAGACGCCAAGTACACCCAGCCCGACGCCGCCAACTTTAACTCCTGGCGACGACACCTCAAACTCTCTGACAAACACCCAGCTGATGAGATGGTCTTCGCATGGGAAGACGTCAAAGCTATGTTCAATGGAGGAAGCCGGAAGAGAGCGCTGCCCTCCTCAGCCCATTGTTCCTCCATCGGTTCTATGAAGACTCTCCCGGGTTCGGTAGTGCCTCATATGATGGGTGACTTGGGCGCTCAGAAAAGAGCCCGCTTTGAAGACGAGGATGATCTGGATGGAGGAAGTATGTCTCCCCGTAAGACACCACGTAGCTACCCTGTCATCCCTGTCCCAAGCAAAGGCTTTGGCATGCTGCAGAAGTTCCCTCCCACGTCGCTCTTTCCCTCGCCTTACCCCTTCCCAGCATTCGGCCTCTGCCAGCAGAAAAAAGATGACAGTGATGTTTCCGGTGGGCAGAAAGGAGCAGGGTTGTCAGGTCTTTTATGGCCTGGCCGCAAAGACACTTTTTATCCTCCTTTCTGCATGTTTTGGCCACCAAGAGCGGCAGGAGGAATCCCTGTCCCCACCTACCTCCAGCCTCAGCCCAgcgctctctcctctctggcaGACAACCCCTCTCTCAGGCAGGCCTTTTTGGATCTCTCAGAACCAAGCGAGCCTGTAGCTGTAACCGGCAACGAAAATAGTGTCAGCGCAACCATGGCCCCCGGCAGCGCGACAACCACACCAAGATCATCCGGGCTGTTTGACCCAGAATGCACCACAGTAACACCTGACCTTCGCCCTGTGACGTCAGAGGGCTGGCTCAAACTCCTGGACACCCCAAACTTCCAAGCCAGGAAGCCGAGCTACGGCTCAGCCTTCCGACCTGTGATCAAGGATGCCGAGAGCATGGCCAAGCTCCACAGCAACGGTGGAGCAGTCACTGGGGCAACAGACGAGGACTTTGGGGTCGTGGTCGCCCGGTCAGACCGCCAACAGCGGCTATCGCCCAGCAGCAGCTGTAGTTACGGGAGTGATAGTGGAGGCGATGGAGAGGTGGAGGGAGTGGagagtgaggaggagggggaggtggaTGTGGAGTCGTCGAAgcaggaggacgaggaggaggggagCTTCACAAACAGGCCGCCACAGACTCAAAGCAACCTGTACCTCCCTGCGTTGAGCGACGCTcatggagaggagagggggaaggagagagggagtggCGCTGTGTATACCAGcacctcccctccctcctcctcggACCCCATCCAGCGGGAGTCCCCCAGCCTTCCTGCCTCCCCTACTGCCagcctgcctctctccagctcCACCCCGCCTCACCGAGATGACCCAGCTTACAAAAAC GTTCACAAAAATAGAGACGAAGGACTACCTGTGTACGCAACCAAAGACAACTCCAGCATTTCTG ATGAAAACAAAGAGCAGAATAGTTTCTTTGTGCCAGACAGTGAAACATCAGCGCCCGACTACTGGAGGGAAAGCTCAG GTGATCGAAGCCAAGGTGCTGCCTCTCCGGTGCCGCTAAAGAAGGATGTTGAGAACATGGAGAAAG AGGAGCTCCAGAAGGTTCTGCTGGAGCAGATTGACTTCAGGAGGAGACTGGAGCAAGAGTTTCACGCTCTGAAGGGCACCTCACCATTTCCTGTCTTCc ATAATTTCCAAGACCAGATGAAACGAGAGCTCGCCTATAGAGAAGAGATGGTCCAACAGTTACAGATG ATTCCCTACGCAAACATCCTCAGAAAAGAAAAGATCAGCTCCCATCTCAACAAGTAG